One segment of Streptomyces sp. NBC_01463 DNA contains the following:
- a CDS encoding amino acid adenylation domain-containing protein, with protein MLARARAKITEGPRPRQDRNNIPLSHSQNTLWFVDRLRTGMSTYNVAFLFRLEGDLDVEALTGALTSIVMRHEALRTYVLVENDEYFQGIVDSPEIVIERTTAESESEAGRLMDELAATALDLTEFPLWRATLVTVGPGLHYFGFLVHHIIFDGVSTSIFFEELEREYNARRIGAQPKIEPPTVQFADFSVWQRKRMSAGAWQESVDYWAGALRGVDVMDIPGDRPLPPETTYAGSAEVDTWQGLAAQVNDLASSLSTTPITVYATAMECLYNRYSGSEDVIFGMPTANRTEAECERTIGFFINMLPLRCRIDPNATFRECLSDVQRRFREAQSHGQLPLEEVIAGAGVKRESSRSTLFQYTLTMNEWAEPLRLDGLTATENEPDTTHAKFFQSWTVTQHGADLEIHTAYNTDIFDAATIATMQRVFVGILRRAVSLPDISIKQSWAHDEESRAVQAVVGKGRVAPSPTGNVFTHFCAVADEHAERPAVSTPDATLTYGALRRRAEALRAHFASLGIGAGDRVGVALEPSPDFPATVLALMALGAAYVPIDAMNPPGRIESIVGNAGLRSVVCDATTAGVAPALEFRLPPDLPDAAPAPAESPGKDAVAYLMHTSGSTGTPKGVLITHDNILGFIRNVRTLFELTPEDRFLGYASCGFDVSVFEMFGALLTGASLHFVPSATRLDMAGVQRFLEEHRVTVTDLPPSVMKLLDPAPLSDLRIVFVGGEAFSHELVRAWGKGRRIFNGYGVTECTVTSIVEELKEPLSPAALPMGGPMDNHVAYVLDAQNRPVPQGVIGQLAIGGVGLAAGYWNRDEDNRQRFIPDPVGDDPSARLYLTGDLARHNGDGRLVYVGRADKQVKINGVRIEIGEIESAIRAARGVRNVFVQVQQDEDHKRVVAYCATGGAPDVSESALRDHCRRHLVSTMVPSRFVLLDELPINGSGKIDERALPGVGAAAEPEPTDRLTDVERKMMTQAFGAILGRTDFAKNVSFFDLGGTSLQAAQLVSKIKKIFATDISLAAFFADSSVQSLALEVERSRLASLSPDELQQAIDQMTEEDVTRLLSE; from the coding sequence ATGCTGGCACGTGCACGTGCCAAGATCACTGAAGGACCCCGGCCGCGCCAGGACCGGAACAATATTCCGCTCTCGCATTCGCAGAATACCCTGTGGTTCGTCGACCGGTTACGGACCGGGATGTCGACCTATAACGTCGCATTCCTGTTCCGGCTGGAGGGTGATCTCGATGTCGAGGCCCTCACCGGGGCACTCACCAGTATCGTCATGCGCCACGAGGCGCTGCGGACCTATGTGCTCGTGGAGAACGACGAGTACTTCCAGGGCATCGTGGATTCCCCCGAGATCGTCATCGAGAGGACGACCGCGGAATCCGAGAGCGAAGCCGGCCGGCTCATGGACGAACTCGCCGCGACCGCGCTCGACCTGACGGAGTTTCCGCTGTGGCGGGCCACTCTGGTCACCGTCGGTCCCGGCCTCCACTACTTCGGCTTCCTTGTGCACCACATCATCTTCGACGGTGTGTCGACGTCGATCTTCTTCGAGGAACTCGAGCGGGAGTACAACGCGCGGCGGATCGGCGCCCAGCCCAAGATCGAGCCCCCGACCGTTCAGTTCGCCGACTTCAGCGTGTGGCAGCGCAAGCGCATGAGCGCGGGGGCCTGGCAGGAGAGCGTGGACTACTGGGCGGGCGCACTCCGAGGCGTAGATGTCATGGACATACCAGGTGACCGGCCTCTCCCGCCCGAGACAACGTACGCCGGCTCCGCGGAGGTGGACACCTGGCAGGGTCTGGCGGCGCAGGTGAACGATCTCGCCTCGTCCCTGTCGACCACGCCGATCACCGTCTATGCGACGGCGATGGAATGCCTCTACAACAGATACTCCGGATCCGAGGACGTCATCTTCGGAATGCCGACGGCCAACCGTACCGAAGCCGAATGTGAGAGAACCATCGGCTTCTTCATCAACATGCTGCCATTACGCTGCCGGATCGACCCCAACGCGACGTTCCGGGAATGCCTGTCGGACGTACAGCGGCGCTTCCGTGAGGCACAGTCCCACGGGCAGCTCCCGCTCGAAGAGGTCATAGCGGGAGCCGGCGTCAAACGTGAGTCATCGCGCTCCACCTTGTTCCAGTACACGCTGACGATGAACGAGTGGGCCGAACCGCTCAGGCTCGACGGACTTACCGCGACCGAGAACGAGCCCGACACCACGCACGCGAAGTTCTTCCAGTCCTGGACGGTCACGCAGCACGGTGCGGATCTGGAGATCCATACCGCGTACAACACCGATATCTTCGACGCGGCGACGATCGCCACCATGCAGCGCGTATTCGTCGGAATACTGCGCAGGGCCGTTTCCCTGCCGGATATCAGTATCAAACAGTCGTGGGCCCATGACGAGGAATCCCGTGCGGTGCAGGCGGTTGTCGGAAAGGGCCGCGTGGCGCCGTCGCCCACCGGAAACGTCTTCACGCATTTCTGTGCCGTCGCGGACGAGCACGCCGAGCGCCCGGCCGTGAGCACCCCCGACGCGACGTTGACCTACGGTGCCCTGCGGCGCCGGGCGGAGGCGCTCCGTGCCCACTTCGCCTCGCTCGGCATCGGTGCCGGCGACCGGGTGGGCGTCGCGCTCGAACCGTCCCCCGACTTCCCCGCGACCGTGCTGGCACTGATGGCCCTGGGCGCCGCGTACGTCCCGATCGACGCGATGAACCCGCCGGGCCGCATCGAGTCGATCGTCGGCAACGCCGGGCTGCGGAGCGTGGTCTGCGACGCGACGACGGCCGGTGTCGCCCCCGCGCTGGAGTTCCGGCTGCCCCCGGACCTCCCGGACGCGGCGCCCGCGCCCGCGGAGAGCCCCGGCAAGGACGCCGTCGCCTATCTGATGCACACCTCGGGAAGCACCGGCACACCCAAGGGTGTGCTCATCACCCACGACAACATCCTGGGGTTCATCCGCAACGTACGCACACTCTTCGAGCTCACTCCGGAGGATCGTTTCCTCGGCTATGCCTCGTGCGGGTTCGACGTGTCGGTCTTCGAGATGTTCGGCGCCCTGCTGACGGGTGCGTCGCTCCACTTCGTACCGTCCGCGACACGCCTCGACATGGCGGGCGTCCAGCGGTTCCTGGAGGAGCACCGCGTCACGGTGACCGACCTGCCGCCGTCGGTCATGAAGCTGCTCGATCCCGCCCCGCTCAGTGACCTGCGCATCGTGTTCGTCGGCGGCGAGGCCTTCTCGCACGAACTCGTACGGGCCTGGGGCAAGGGCCGCCGCATCTTCAACGGATACGGCGTCACCGAGTGCACCGTCACCAGCATCGTCGAAGAGCTGAAGGAACCGCTGTCGCCCGCCGCCCTGCCCATGGGCGGACCGATGGACAACCACGTGGCGTACGTGCTGGACGCACAGAACCGGCCCGTGCCCCAGGGCGTCATCGGGCAGCTGGCCATCGGCGGGGTCGGGCTCGCCGCGGGGTACTGGAACCGTGACGAGGACAACCGGCAGCGTTTCATCCCCGACCCGGTGGGCGACGACCCGTCGGCGCGGCTCTACCTGACCGGCGACCTGGCACGGCACAACGGTGACGGCCGGCTGGTGTACGTCGGACGGGCCGACAAACAGGTCAAGATCAACGGTGTGCGCATCGAGATCGGTGAGATCGAGAGTGCCATCCGCGCCGCCCGCGGAGTGCGCAACGTGTTCGTGCAGGTCCAGCAGGACGAGGACCACAAACGTGTGGTCGCCTACTGCGCGACCGGCGGAGCGCCCGACGTCTCCGAATCGGCGCTGCGTGACCACTGCCGCAGGCACCTGGTGTCCACGATGGTGCCCAGCAGGTTCGTCCTGCTGGACGAACTCCCCATCAACGGGAGCGGCAAGATCGACGAACGCGCGCTGCCGGGGGTCGGAGCCGCCGCGGAGCCGGAGCCGACGGACCGGCTCACCGATGTCGAACGCAAGATGATGACCCAGGCCTTCGGCGCGATCCTCGGCAGGACCGACTTCGCGAAGAACGTCAGCTTCTTCGACCTGGGCGGTACGAGCCTCCAGGCCGCCCAGCTGGTGTCCAAGATCAAGAAGATCTTCGCGACCGACATCTCGCTGGCGGCGTTCTTCGCGGACTCCAGCGTGCAGAGCCTGGCCCTGGAGGTCGAACGCTCCAGGCTGGCCAGTCTGTCCCCCGATGAACTCCAGCAGGCCATCGATCAGATGACAGAAGAGGACGTCACCCGGCTGCTGTCCGAGTGA
- a CDS encoding RNA polymerase sigma-70 factor — translation MHDGADANSLERATKDFLSVRPRLFGIAYRMLGSVTEAEDIVQEAWLRWQKADRADVHEPAAFLTTVTTRLAINVAQSARVRRESYAGPWLPEPVSTLADPYLGAERAEALELALLLLMEKLNPPERAAYVLRLAFDYPYKQVADILETSEANTRQLVSRARKHLAAERRDRVSPAKHRRLLTVFLNAAQTGDLAALEDVLTADVVSISDGGGIRGASRIPVVGLPHVSRYLVAFAPRFWPPAQVRWVEANGQQAALVSVGGEPVALLSLDVSAEGIDRIMWVMNPAKLAPYAASLTA, via the coding sequence ATGCACGACGGCGCCGATGCCAACTCCCTCGAGCGGGCGACGAAGGACTTCCTCTCGGTACGCCCGCGGCTCTTCGGTATCGCGTACCGCATGCTCGGCAGCGTCACCGAGGCCGAGGACATCGTCCAGGAAGCCTGGCTGCGGTGGCAGAAGGCGGACCGCGCCGACGTCCATGAACCGGCGGCCTTCCTGACCACGGTCACGACACGTCTGGCCATCAACGTCGCCCAGTCCGCCCGGGTGCGGCGGGAGTCGTACGCAGGTCCGTGGCTCCCCGAACCGGTCAGCACCCTGGCCGACCCGTATCTGGGCGCCGAGCGGGCAGAGGCGCTCGAACTGGCCCTGCTCCTGCTGATGGAGAAGCTGAACCCGCCGGAGCGGGCCGCCTACGTCCTGCGGCTGGCCTTCGACTACCCGTACAAGCAGGTCGCGGACATCCTGGAGACGAGTGAGGCCAACACCCGCCAACTGGTCAGCCGTGCGCGCAAGCACCTGGCCGCCGAGCGCCGGGACCGCGTCAGCCCGGCCAAGCACCGACGGCTCCTGACCGTGTTCCTCAACGCCGCGCAGACGGGCGATCTGGCGGCGCTGGAAGACGTGCTCACGGCTGATGTCGTCAGCATCTCCGACGGCGGCGGAATACGAGGCGCCTCCAGGATCCCGGTCGTCGGACTCCCCCACGTCTCCAGGTACCTGGTCGCCTTCGCGCCGCGCTTCTGGCCCCCGGCGCAGGTGCGGTGGGTCGAGGCCAACGGGCAGCAGGCCGCTCTCGTCTCGGTCGGCGGGGAGCCCGTGGCCCTGCTCTCCCTCGATGTGTCGGCAGAGGGGATCGACCGGATCATGTGGGTGATGAACCCCGCCAAGCTGGCGCCCTACGCCGCCTCCTTGACCGCTTGA
- a CDS encoding carboxymuconolactone decarboxylase family protein — MESRLDYFGNPLAGKVLKHINSAGKIVSDSGLPSVTQELVKIRASQINGCGFCTDMHTKDATAAGETPARLNMVAAWREATVFTEAERAALELAEQGTRIADASGGVTAEAWANAAKHYDEDQLVALISLIAVINAYNRINVINQQPAGSYQPGQFG; from the coding sequence ATGGAATCGCGTCTCGACTACTTCGGGAATCCCCTCGCGGGCAAGGTGCTGAAGCACATCAACTCGGCGGGCAAGATCGTTTCGGATTCGGGCCTGCCGTCCGTGACCCAGGAACTGGTGAAGATCCGCGCCAGCCAGATCAACGGCTGCGGCTTCTGCACCGACATGCACACCAAGGACGCCACCGCCGCCGGGGAGACACCGGCGCGCCTCAACATGGTCGCCGCCTGGCGGGAGGCCACCGTCTTCACCGAGGCCGAGCGTGCGGCCCTGGAGCTGGCGGAGCAGGGCACCAGGATCGCCGATGCCTCTGGTGGCGTCACGGCTGAGGCCTGGGCGAACGCCGCCAAGCACTATGACGAGGACCAGCTCGTCGCGCTGATTTCGCTGATCGCCGTCATCAACGCCTACAACCGCATCAACGTGATCAACCAGCAGCCCGCCGGGAGCTACCAGCCCGGCCAGTTCGGCTGA
- a CDS encoding beta-lactamase family protein — protein MSAESPRTTSAAARRRLLEDGRASGLYSGAAWSLGDAAGPYDRGWTGTRALEGPALDGHDLWDLASVTKPIVGLVVMALVDRGVLGLDDTVAHHLPRYSDSPHAARTVAQLLDHTAGLPGGVPLYRDHPTRASLLRALGPLPRNAEPGTRVTYSSQGFMLLGLIAEQAAGQGLEQLMADLVGAPLGLTGTGFRPGPADRSRAVATEDCPWRGRTVVGEVHDENAVVLGGVAGHAGLFSTLTDLELLARCLLDGGAPLLEPDTLTLMTTPRTDHLNLRRTLAWQGQDPVGSPVGDTFGPASYGHTGFTGTSLWIDPEAGRYAILLTNRVHPSREERGFVALRREFHTIGG, from the coding sequence ATGAGCGCCGAAAGCCCGCGGACAACCTCCGCCGCCGCCCGTCGCCGCCTGCTGGAGGACGGCCGGGCGTCCGGCCTCTACTCGGGCGCCGCCTGGTCGCTGGGCGACGCGGCAGGACCGTACGACCGAGGCTGGACCGGCACCCGCGCACTCGAAGGGCCGGCGCTGGACGGCCACGACCTGTGGGACCTCGCGTCCGTGACGAAGCCGATCGTCGGTCTGGTCGTCATGGCACTCGTCGACCGGGGCGTCCTCGGTCTCGACGACACGGTGGCCCACCACCTGCCCCGCTACTCGGACAGTCCGCACGCCGCCCGCACGGTCGCCCAGCTCCTCGACCACACCGCGGGCCTGCCCGGCGGCGTCCCGCTCTACCGGGACCACCCCACGCGCGCGTCACTGCTCCGGGCGCTCGGCCCGCTGCCGCGCAACGCCGAGCCCGGCACACGAGTGACGTACTCCTCCCAGGGGTTCATGCTGCTCGGCCTCATCGCCGAACAGGCCGCGGGCCAGGGCCTGGAGCAGCTGATGGCCGACCTCGTCGGCGCGCCCCTCGGCCTGACCGGCACCGGTTTCCGCCCCGGACCGGCCGACCGGAGCCGCGCGGTGGCCACCGAGGATTGCCCGTGGCGCGGCCGGACCGTCGTCGGCGAGGTGCACGACGAGAACGCCGTGGTCCTCGGCGGAGTCGCCGGGCACGCCGGCCTCTTCTCCACCCTCACCGACCTGGAGCTCCTGGCCCGCTGCCTGCTCGACGGGGGCGCACCGCTCCTGGAGCCGGACACCCTCACCCTGATGACGACACCCCGCACGGACCACCTCAACCTGCGCCGGACACTGGCCTGGCAGGGACAGGACCCGGTCGGCTCACCGGTGGGCGACACCTTCGGCCCGGCCTCGTACGGCCACACGGGCTTCACCGGCACCAGCCTGTGGATCGACCCCGAGGCCGGCCGCTACGCGATCCTGCTCACCAACCGGGTCCACCCCAGCCGCGAGGAGCGCGGATTCGTGGCGCTGCGGCGGGAGTTCCACACGATCGGAGGGTGA
- a CDS encoding helix-turn-helix domain-containing protein, with product MGKPVNSRSQKQASAAAPIGASGGPGGDAAPPVPGPVDKAMEVLAALAGAGAPHRLADLARRTGLAKPTVHRLLRSLAATGYAEAASGGSYRPGPRLLGLAAGALADDAAMRRVGPVLDELRVRTGLFASYAVRDDRTVIHLDVRAPAQGLGLDLAPGFHEPVTAGAAGLALLAALPPEESEPLSAGPDGTPADDATRAALTAAARDGYAFDGTDAWLDRRALAAPVRDATGRAVGAVVLTGLAFTLDEAAAQLYGPMVRSAAAAVSASLAAQPGARLGLVAGDGAPWGTGGAEAAGAGEAR from the coding sequence ATGGGGAAACCGGTCAACAGTCGTTCGCAGAAGCAGGCCTCCGCCGCAGCGCCCATCGGCGCCTCCGGAGGCCCGGGAGGGGACGCCGCGCCGCCCGTTCCCGGACCGGTCGACAAGGCGATGGAGGTCCTGGCGGCTCTCGCCGGGGCGGGTGCGCCGCACCGCCTCGCCGACCTCGCCCGCCGGACGGGCCTCGCCAAGCCCACCGTGCACCGGCTGCTGCGCTCGCTCGCCGCGACGGGGTACGCGGAAGCGGCGTCGGGCGGCAGCTACCGGCCGGGTCCCCGGCTCCTCGGGCTCGCCGCGGGCGCGCTCGCCGACGATGCCGCGATGCGCAGGGTCGGCCCGGTCCTGGACGAACTCCGCGTACGCACCGGCCTGTTCGCCTCGTACGCGGTGCGCGACGACCGCACCGTCATCCACCTGGACGTCCGCGCGCCCGCCCAGGGCCTCGGGCTCGACCTGGCCCCCGGCTTCCATGAACCGGTGACCGCGGGCGCGGCGGGCCTCGCCCTGCTGGCCGCCCTGCCGCCCGAGGAGAGCGAGCCGCTGTCGGCAGGACCCGACGGCACACCCGCCGATGACGCGACGCGCGCGGCCCTGACCGCCGCGGCCCGTGACGGCTACGCCTTCGACGGCACGGACGCCTGGCTCGACCGGCGCGCGCTCGCCGCCCCGGTGCGCGACGCGACGGGCCGCGCGGTCGGCGCCGTCGTGCTGACCGGCCTCGCCTTCACGCTCGACGAGGCCGCGGCACAGCTGTACGGACCGATGGTGCGCTCCGCCGCGGCCGCGGTGTCGGCGAGCCTGGCCGCGCAGCCCGGCGCCCGGCTCGGACTGGTCGCCGGCGACGGCGCCCCATGGGGCACAGGCGGAGCCGAGGCGGCCGGGGCGGGGGAGGCGCGATGA
- a CDS encoding ABC transporter substrate-binding protein — translation MERICEGGGGPRVGYSRRSALRLGGLAVPALAAPALLTGCGAPSAASAGNVLRVSQTGDPKTMDPHKQGDMTSMNALINMFDTLTTRGRDNSLQPRIALSWKAVEPKVWRFELRRGVTFHNGEPCDAEAVRFSIERLLDPATKSPIVELRYVESVSVVDRYTVDVRTSVHDPILPAKLSLFGGVVVPPRYLAKVGDEGFAAHPVGTGPFTFRRWQRDHELRLAAYDHHWQGRPHVDELVFVPAPNSSSALAALQSGGVDIVAGMTPDAAEQLAGYPGVRIDHHTGIRTSYLSLDTLTEGPLRDRRVRQALNHAVDVPLLIKAVLGGNATEVPAMIPRGAFGFDASVKPYQRSLAKARALLADAGHPDGITTSITASNLDANVAEAISGLLARAGIRAKVNLLDPGTYSQRLTSSNHGALGPMYLAASTVWTMDGESMLQSNVRSDRRQSRWHHKRADQLVDREELSVDPAVRRRAFSELQQLIKDEAPFVPLYQIDNIYVHNTRPSWTPGAAGVLDMASAKVAL, via the coding sequence ATGGAACGAATATGTGAAGGGGGAGGCGGCCCGCGCGTCGGGTACTCCCGCCGTTCGGCCCTGCGCCTGGGTGGCCTCGCGGTGCCCGCCCTCGCCGCCCCGGCCCTGCTGACCGGGTGCGGAGCCCCGTCGGCGGCCTCCGCCGGCAACGTACTGCGGGTCTCCCAGACCGGGGATCCCAAGACGATGGACCCGCACAAACAGGGCGACATGACGTCGATGAACGCCCTGATCAACATGTTCGACACGCTCACCACGCGGGGCCGCGACAACTCCCTCCAGCCGCGGATCGCCCTGTCCTGGAAGGCCGTCGAGCCGAAGGTGTGGCGGTTCGAACTGCGCCGCGGCGTCACCTTCCACAACGGCGAGCCGTGCGATGCCGAGGCGGTCCGGTTCAGCATCGAGCGGCTGCTCGACCCCGCCACCAAGTCGCCCATCGTGGAGCTGCGTTACGTCGAGTCGGTCAGCGTCGTCGACCGGTACACGGTGGACGTCCGCACCTCGGTGCACGACCCGATCCTGCCCGCGAAACTGTCCCTGTTCGGCGGCGTGGTGGTGCCTCCGCGCTATCTGGCGAAGGTCGGGGACGAGGGCTTCGCCGCGCACCCGGTGGGCACCGGCCCGTTCACGTTCCGGCGCTGGCAGCGCGACCACGAACTGCGCCTCGCCGCCTACGACCACCACTGGCAGGGCCGCCCGCACGTCGACGAGCTCGTCTTCGTGCCCGCCCCCAACTCCTCGTCCGCGCTGGCCGCTTTGCAGAGCGGCGGTGTCGACATCGTGGCGGGCATGACCCCGGACGCCGCCGAGCAGCTGGCCGGATACCCGGGCGTGCGGATCGACCACCACACCGGTATCCGCACCTCGTACCTGTCCCTCGACACCCTGACCGAAGGGCCGTTGCGCGACCGGCGGGTACGGCAGGCGCTCAACCACGCCGTCGACGTGCCACTGCTCATCAAGGCGGTGCTCGGCGGCAACGCCACCGAGGTCCCGGCGATGATCCCGCGCGGCGCCTTCGGATTCGACGCCTCCGTGAAGCCGTATCAGCGTTCGCTCGCCAAGGCCCGCGCGCTCCTTGCCGACGCCGGACATCCCGACGGCATCACCACGTCGATCACCGCGTCCAACCTGGACGCGAACGTCGCCGAGGCGATCTCGGGCCTGCTGGCCCGGGCCGGTATCCGCGCCAAGGTGAACCTGCTCGACCCGGGCACGTACTCCCAGCGCCTGACCTCTTCCAACCACGGTGCGCTCGGCCCGATGTACCTGGCCGCGTCCACCGTCTGGACCATGGACGGCGAGAGCATGCTCCAGTCGAACGTGCGCAGCGACCGGCGGCAGAGCCGCTGGCACCACAAGCGCGCCGACCAGCTCGTGGACCGCGAGGAGCTGTCGGTGGACCCGGCCGTGCGCCGCCGCGCCTTCTCCGAGCTCCAGCAACTGATCAAGGACGAGGCGCCGTTCGTGCCCCTCTACCAGATCGACAACATCTACGTGCACAACACCCGGCCGAGCTGGACACCCGGCGCGGCAGGAGTGCTGGACATGGCGAGCGCGAAGGTGGCCCTGTGA
- a CDS encoding ABC transporter permease yields MSRTLTAPAAPATSVTGPGRAWTVLRPAAARLGTALLVLLCTATVAFFLVRLSGDPVKVMLPPDATAQQETVLRHSLGLDRPLVTQYLDYLWGLPRFDFGNSLFYNQPVRSVLADRIPATLLLAAGALVVTLVIALPAGTIAAMRRGKAADRGVITAVLIGQSTPAFWVGILLILVFAVGLHALPASGYGTFAHLVLPSITLAVYSVAVVARLLRSSLIDVLGSDHIRTARARGLGPVRTVLRHGLRNASLPVVTVVGLEVGSLLGGAILTEQVFSWPGVGQLTVQAIANRDFPLVQGTVLLFAATFVAVNLLVDLSYGLLDPRVRNSR; encoded by the coding sequence ATGAGCCGGACCCTGACCGCCCCCGCCGCGCCCGCCACCTCCGTCACCGGTCCCGGCCGTGCCTGGACCGTGCTGCGGCCCGCCGCCGCGCGGCTGGGCACCGCGCTGCTGGTCCTGCTGTGCACGGCGACCGTCGCATTCTTCCTGGTCCGCCTGTCCGGCGACCCGGTGAAGGTGATGCTGCCGCCGGACGCCACCGCCCAGCAGGAGACGGTGCTCCGGCACAGCCTCGGCCTGGACCGGCCGCTCGTCACGCAGTACCTGGACTACCTGTGGGGCCTGCCGCGCTTCGACTTCGGCAACTCCCTCTTCTACAACCAGCCGGTCCGCTCGGTCCTCGCCGACCGCATCCCGGCCACCCTGCTGCTCGCGGCCGGCGCCCTCGTGGTGACGCTGGTGATCGCGCTGCCCGCGGGCACGATCGCGGCGATGCGCCGCGGCAAGGCCGCGGACCGCGGTGTCATCACCGCCGTGCTGATCGGCCAGTCGACGCCCGCCTTCTGGGTGGGCATCCTGCTCATCCTGGTGTTCGCCGTGGGTCTGCACGCGCTCCCGGCCTCCGGTTACGGCACGTTCGCCCACCTCGTCCTGCCGTCGATCACACTGGCCGTCTACTCGGTCGCCGTCGTCGCGCGGCTGCTGCGGTCCTCATTGATCGATGTGCTCGGCTCCGACCACATCCGCACGGCCCGCGCCCGCGGTCTCGGCCCGGTGCGCACGGTGCTGCGGCACGGCCTGCGCAACGCGTCGCTGCCCGTGGTGACGGTCGTCGGTCTGGAGGTCGGCAGCCTGCTCGGCGGCGCGATCCTCACCGAGCAGGTCTTCTCCTGGCCGGGCGTCGGCCAGCTGACCGTGCAGGCCATCGCCAACCGCGACTTCCCCCTGGTACAGGGCACCGTGCTGCTGTTCGCCGCCACGTTCGTCGCGGTGAACCTGCTCGTGGACCTGTCCTACGGCCTCCTCGACCCGAGGGTGAGGAACTCCCGATGA
- a CDS encoding ABC transporter permease, which translates to MTITTAPAATAATAPAPSQPSVLRSLLRNRLAAIALLFLLLIIVCALFAPLIAPADPAAQNLLGRLQPPAWQSGGSADHLLGTDQLGRDLLSRVVYGTRVSLLVGAGAALLAGVIGTIAGLASGYLGGWTDRVVMRVADVQLAFPAILLALAVVGFVGSGLGYVILVIGITGWVSYARVVRSEVLSLRTRDFITEARAIGVGDMAIMRRHLLPNVMAPLATIGTLHIASAIVAEASLSYLGLGVPKETVTWGGMLSDGQLYLGTSWWIAVFPGIALMLTSLSINILGDALRDVADPKAYRR; encoded by the coding sequence ATGACCATCACCACCGCCCCCGCGGCCACCGCCGCAACCGCCCCCGCACCGTCCCAGCCGTCCGTGCTGCGCTCGCTGCTGCGCAACCGGCTGGCCGCGATCGCACTCCTCTTCCTCCTGCTGATCATCGTGTGCGCCCTGTTCGCGCCCCTGATCGCTCCCGCCGACCCGGCCGCCCAGAACCTCCTCGGCCGGCTCCAGCCCCCCGCCTGGCAGTCCGGCGGCAGTGCGGACCACCTCCTGGGCACCGACCAGCTCGGCCGCGACCTGCTCTCCCGGGTGGTCTACGGCACCCGGGTCTCGCTGCTCGTCGGCGCCGGGGCGGCCCTGCTCGCCGGGGTCATCGGGACGATCGCGGGCCTGGCCTCCGGGTACCTCGGCGGCTGGACCGACCGCGTCGTCATGCGGGTCGCGGACGTCCAGCTCGCCTTTCCCGCGATCCTGCTGGCGCTCGCCGTCGTCGGCTTCGTCGGCTCGGGACTCGGCTACGTCATCCTCGTGATCGGCATCACCGGCTGGGTGTCGTACGCCCGAGTGGTGCGCTCCGAGGTGCTGTCGCTGCGCACCCGCGACTTCATCACCGAGGCCCGAGCGATCGGCGTCGGCGACATGGCGATCATGCGCAGGCACCTGCTGCCCAACGTGATGGCCCCGCTGGCCACGATCGGCACCCTGCACATCGCGTCGGCCATCGTCGCCGAGGCGTCCCTGAGCTATCTGGGCCTCGGCGTCCCGAAGGAGACGGTGACCTGGGGCGGCATGCTCTCCGACGGGCAGCTCTACCTCGGCACGTCCTGGTGGATCGCCGTCTTCCCCGGCATCGCGCTCATGCTCACCTCGCTGTCCATCAACATCCTGGGCGACGCGCTGCGCGACGTCGCGGACCCGAAGGCGTACCGCCGATGA
- a CDS encoding ABC transporter ATP-binding protein: MTDSAQTPPSVPVLEFRDLRVDFALAASTVHAVRGVSFAVHAGETLAVVGESGSGKSATALSALRLNPEPPCVYAGGQVLLDGGDVLALREKELRKVRGGQISMVFQDPMTSLDPLQRVGDQVSEVLRLHGGHSRAEARRAALTALDEVGIPDPERRYGQYPHELSGGLRQRVMIASALVARPRVLIADEPTTALDVTVQRQILELLVGLQRRHGMAVLLITHDLGVVAETADRVVVMRHGEVVETGGVEQVFTRPAAPYTRDLLAATPRLEPVA, encoded by the coding sequence ATGACCGACTCCGCACAGACCCCTCCGTCCGTACCCGTCCTCGAATTCCGGGACCTGCGCGTCGACTTCGCCCTCGCCGCCTCGACCGTGCACGCGGTGCGCGGGGTGAGCTTCGCGGTGCACGCCGGCGAGACCCTCGCCGTCGTCGGCGAGTCCGGCAGCGGCAAGTCGGCCACCGCGCTGTCCGCGCTGCGCCTCAACCCCGAGCCTCCGTGCGTGTACGCCGGCGGGCAGGTACTGCTCGACGGCGGCGACGTACTCGCCCTGCGCGAGAAGGAGTTGCGCAAGGTCCGCGGGGGGCAGATCTCCATGGTCTTCCAGGACCCGATGACCAGCCTCGACCCCTTGCAGCGGGTGGGCGACCAGGTGTCCGAGGTGCTTCGGCTGCACGGCGGCCACTCCCGCGCCGAGGCCCGCCGGGCGGCGCTGACCGCACTGGACGAGGTCGGCATCCCCGACCCGGAACGGCGCTACGGCCAGTACCCGCACGAGCTGTCCGGCGGCCTGCGCCAGCGCGTCATGATCGCCTCCGCGCTCGTGGCCCGGCCCCGCGTCCTGATCGCCGACGAACCCACCACGGCCCTGGACGTGACCGTGCAGCGGCAGATCCTGGAGCTCCTGGTGGGCCTCCAGCGACGCCACGGCATGGCCGTCCTGCTGATCACCCACGACCTGGGCGTCGTCGCCGAGACCGCCGACCGGGTCGTCGTCATGCGGCACGGCGAGGTCGTCGAGACCGGCGGTGTCGAGCAGGTCTTCACCCGCCCCGCAGCCCCGTACACCCGCGATCTGCTGGCCGCCACTCCCCGACTGGAGCCCGTCGCATGA